A portion of the Podospora pseudoanserina strain CBS 124.78 chromosome 2, whole genome shotgun sequence genome contains these proteins:
- a CDS encoding hypothetical protein (EggNog:ENOG503P1NX), with translation MSDGLNEYRTARVAELLSDFRTLQYYIAAAPVNPTDMDDYYTEGWAALRQCALDGQHILNCAADITVPRASGGADEQAKAELKQVLLDAYARRHEGQKIYLRQAAVQRWIEWRDQILMGGRPHSGNQSQLRACDQQLRAELANITDEAIYSELQVSDMTMGRWVDEDPSLRAVQRWVRTRRA, from the exons ATGTCTGACGGAC TCAACGAATACCGCACCGCCCGCGTGGCCGAGTTGCTTTCCGACTTTCGCACTCTTCAGTATTacattgctgctgccccggTCAACCCTACCGACATGGATGACTACTACACGGAGGGATGGGCAGCACTTCGCCAGTGCGCTCTTGATGGCCAGCACATTCTCAACTGCGCTGCCGACATCACAGTCCCCCGCGCGAGTGGTGGTGCGGACGAGCaggccaaggccgagcttAAGCA AGTCCTCCTTGACGCCTACGCTCGCCGTCACGAAGGCCAAAAGATCTATCTCCGTCAGGCTGCTGTGCAGCGCTGGATCGAATGGCGGGATCAGATTCTTATGGGTGGCAGGCCTCACTCTGGCAACCAGAGCCAACTCAGGGCCTGTGACCAACAACTGCGTGCT GAGCTCGCAAACATCACCGACGAAGCCATCTACTCGGAGCTTCAGGTCTCCGACATGACCATGGGCCGCTGGGTGGACGAAGACCCAAGCCTCCGCGCTGTGCAGCGGTGGGTTCGGACTCGGAGAGCTTAA
- the stp1 gene encoding Low molecular weight phosphotyrosine protein phosphatase (COG:T; EggNog:ENOG503P1R8; BUSCO:EOG09265A08) has product MAEKISVLFVCLGNICRSTMAEGVFQAMAKKEPYKDLVADIDSCGTGGYHIGEGPDDRTMSTLESHGITDYVHAARKVNASDFDKFDYIFAMDRANLSDLQRIQQRKSNSKAKVMLFGEYSGTGKAEVISDPYYGGRQGFEKAYEQATRFSTNFLKEVFPDVN; this is encoded by the exons ATGGCTGAGAAGATTTCGGTCCTTTTCGTTTGCCTGGGCAACATCTGTAGATCGACCATGGCTGAAGGCGTCTTCCAAGCCATGGCAAAGAAGGAGCCGTACAAGGATCTGGTTGCCGATATTGATTCTTGCGGAACGG GTGGGTACCACATTGGTGAAGGACCAGATGACCGCACCATGTCCACCCTCGAATCTCATGGTATCACTGACTATGTGCATGCGGCACGCAAG GTGAATGCGTCTGATTTCGACAAGTTTGATTACATCTTCGCCATGGACCGTGCCAACCTCTCCGACCTCCAACGTATCCAGCAACGCAAATCGAACAGCAAGGCCAAAGTGATGCTTTTCGGAGAATACTCGGGAACCGGCAAGGCCGAGGTGATCAGTGACCCCTACTATGGTGGGCGGCAGGGTTTCGAGAAGGCGTATGAACAGGCGACCCGTTTCTCGACCAATTTCCTCAAGGAAGTCTTCCCTGACGTTAACTAA
- the tmk2 gene encoding mitogen activated protein kinase 2 (COG:T; EggNog:ENOG503NVP2): MGDLQGRKVFKVFNQDFIVDERYTVTKELGQGAYGIVCAAVNNQTNEGVAIKKVTNVFSKKILAKRALREIKLLQHFRGHRNITCLYDMDIPRPDSFNETYLYEELMECDLAAIIRSGQPLTDAHFQSFIYQILCGLKYIHSANVLHRDLKPGNLLVNADCELKICDFGLARGFSVDPEENAGYMTEYVATRWYRAPEIMLSFQNYTKAIDVWSVGCILAELLGGRPFFKGRDYVDQLNQILHILGTPNEETLSRIGSPRAQEYVRNLPFMAKKSFPSLFPNANPDALDLLDRMLAFDPSRRISVEEALEHPYLAIWHDASDEPDCPTTFNFDFEVIDDVNEMRKMILSEVVNFRAQVRTVPGQAGSAGNIQQAPSNVPIPAGGPGQQWTAEDPRPMEYGNQMQGLEAELGGR, from the exons ATGGGCGATCTCCAGGGCCGTAAGGTGTTCAAGGTGTTCAACCAAGACTTCATCGTCGATGAAAGATACACCGTGACCAAGGAGCTTGGTCAGGGCGCATACGGCATTGTCTG TGCCGCGGTGAACAACCAGACCAACGAGGGTgttgccatcaagaaggtcaCCAATGTGTTCAGCAAGAAGATTTTGGCCAAGCGCGCCCTGCGCGAGATCAAGCTCCTGCAGCACTTCAGGGGTCACCGAAAT ATCACCTGCTTGTATGATATGGATATTCCCAGACCAGACAGCTTCAACGAGACATATCTTTATGAGG AGTTGATGGAGTGCGATCTTGCTGCCATCATTCGTTCCGGCCAGCCTCTTACCGACGCCCATTTCCAGTCTTTCATTTACCAAATCCTCTGCGGTCTGAAATATATTCACTCAGCCAACGTTCTCCATCGCGATCTCAAGCCAGGAAACTTGCTTGTCAACGCCGACTGCGAACTGAAGATTTGCGATTTCGGTCTGGCGCGTGGCTTCTCGGTTGATCCCGAGGAAAATGCCGGGTACATGACTGAGTATGTCGCGACGAGATGGTACCGCGCGCCCGAAATCATGTTGAGCTTCCAGAATTACACCAAAGCTA TTGACGTATGGTCTGTCGGTTGCATTCTCGCTGAGCTTCTTGGCGGTCGCCCCTTTTTCAAGGGTCGCGATTACGTCGACCAGCTGAACCAAATTCTCCACATTCTTGGTACCCCTAATGAGGAAACCTTGTCTCGCATCGGTTCCCCTAGGGCCCAGGAATACGTGCGGAATCTTCCTTTCATGGCCAAGAAGTCATTCCCTTCGCTCTTCCCTAATGCCAACCCGGACGCTCTCGACCTCTTGGACCGTATGCTTGCTTTCGACCCCTCTCGCCGCATCAGTGTCGAGGAGGCCCTCGAACACCCCTATCTTGCCATCTGGCACGACGCTAGTGACGAGCCCGACTGCCCAACCACTTTcaactttgactttgaggTCATCGATGATGTCAATGAAATGCGCAAGATGATCCTCAGCGAGGTTGTCAACTTCAGAGCCCAAGTCCGCACTGTCCCTGGCCAGGCGGGCTCTGCCGGTAACATCCAACAGGCGCCATCAAACGTCCCCATTCCTGCAGGTGGACCCGGCCAGCAGTGGACGGCCGAGGACCCAAGACCGATGGAGTACGGTAACCAAATGCAGGGTCTCGAGGCTGAGCTCGGAGGCAGATAG
- a CDS encoding hypothetical protein (EggNog:ENOG503P3BJ; BUSCO:EOG092644DY; COG:S): MSARVPAWKRLGLKLKGASDESPVLSSTGPNANSASQVNGSPVSALKRKQPLYQSPANSYNSNSYAQTPNKRFRADEQTPGSQRKSVSFTADTKKTSVEPAKKAKKKKAKKPAQPVAKPETNLEPSLDYLRQWHTARDSWKFNKNHQTLLIKYLFDGDKIPSADIPIFYQYISDLKGGVRTRLRETAVEIKKKDMEQGVSAFPADTKDKATKQTEYEEVISRFLEDLQQHQKQRRSTGTNANGKRPLEEVQYVIRTVDPPVKQRALRRIRAEIVAVELASDSEESTTTSTAAASTITSSSSSSSGQENAVADKRTRSDDDSQQPAKKRRLRKVRNISDAESSSSSESESDSSDDDDDDEDENMADAPNGKEDEETSSSSSSSSESSSEDESDDEEEADDGSDSDSSESSESSESDSD, translated from the coding sequence ATGTCCGCTCGTGTCCCGGCCTGGAAGCGATTGggcctcaagctcaagggAGCATCCGACGAGAGCCCTGTCTTGAGCTCAACCGGTCCCAATGCCAATTCCGCTTCGCAAGTAAACGGCAGCCCTGTGAGCGCGCTCAAGAGAAAGCAACCACTATATCAGTCGCCGGCCAACAGCTATAACAGCAATTCGTATGCGCAAACTCCCAACAAGAGGTTCCGAGCCGACGAACAAACTCCTGGATCACAAAGAAAATCTGTGTCCTTCACAGCGGACACCAAGAAGACATCCGTCGAACCAGCAAAGAaggcaaagaaaaagaaggccaagaagccagcGCAACCTGTTGCCAAACCCGAGACGAACCTTGAACCATCCCTCGATTACCTTCGCCAGTGGCACACTGCGCGCGACTCGTGGAAGTTCAACAAGAACCACCAGACATTGCTCATTAAGTATCTCTTTGACGGCGACAAGATCCCGTCAGCCGATATTCCAATTTTCTACCAATATATCAGCGACCTCAAGGGAGGCGTGCGGACGAGGTTACGAGagacggcggtggagatcaagaagaaagaTATGGAGCAGGGTGTCAGCGCTTTCCCTGCCGacaccaaggacaaggccaCCAAGCAGACAGAGTACGAGGAGGTTATCTCGCGATTTCTTGAGGACCTGCAACAGCATCAAAAGCAACGTCGGTCTACTGGTACCAATGCCAATGGCAAGCGCCCATTAGAGGAGGTACAATATGTCATCAGAACCGTGGACCCTCCGGTCAAGCAGCGAGCACTGAGGCGCATCCGCGCTGAGATCGTGGCCGTAGAATTAGCGTCGGACAGTGAGGAGAGCACCACAACATCGACAGCCGCTGCGTCAACTAtcacttcttcctcttcgtcatcgtcagGACAGGAGAACGCAGTCGCAGACAAGAGAACACGCAGTGACGATGATTCACAACAGCCTGCCAAGAAGCGCAGACTGAGAAAAGTACGCAATATCAGCGATGCtgagagcagcagctcgtCCGAGTCGGAAAGTGATAGCtctgacgacgatgacgatgacgaagatgagAACATGGCGGATGCGCCGAATGgtaaggaggatgaggaaacgagtagcagcagctcgtcctcctccgagTCTTCATCAGAGGATGAgtctgatgatgaagaggaagcagaTGATGGGAGCGATTCTGACAGCAGCGAAAGTAGCGAGAGTAGTGAGAGTGATTCGGACTGA
- a CDS encoding hypothetical protein (COG:M; EggNog:ENOG503P193) has protein sequence MVEQRQHGRTPVHNSEVYLLRQMPPTFSTIPPLSPPSPITPAEDDDFCNGMPIEALSLSQPAIAVADEKLAVEERLSNAVHVLSTETTALQNLTALYSTDRLAREGFNRAVEAITRRNHPKYPHHQHTSHSRGATDGKIVVIGVGKSGHIAKKLVATFNSLAIQAVFLHPTEALHGDLGQIGPRDTFLLITFSGKTPELLALLPHLDKSLPLILLTSHTRPETCELIKHRPDTILLPAPIHEPETKSFGVSAPTTSTTVALTVGDALAIVASRELHPSVASVFAKNHPGGAIGAALRKPSSSEKSARELAVRMEMIPLLDTPPEKTATGADVLRAGYASPSGWVRLQTGDVISPRRIRKLDSADLVTGLGELKGWLVTSKKEFVPVAADSSVEKAAEWVLGMRVALGDGQYEDNAIVAVMDRGECVGLLEVGSLMEEA, from the coding sequence ATGGTTGAACAGCGCCAGCACGGGCGCACTCCCGTCCACAACAGTGAGGtctacctcctccgccagatGCCTCCGACCTTCTCAACCATCCCCCCACTGTCCCCTCCGTCCCCCATCACACCcgccgaggacgatgacTTTTGCAATGGCATGCCGATCGaggccctctccctctcccagccGGCCATTGCCGTCGCCGACGAGAAGCTTGCCGTCGAAGAGCGTCTCTCCAACGCCGTCCACGTCCTCTCCACCGAGACCACTGCCCTGCAGAACCTGACGGCGCTCTACTCCACCGACCGTCTCGCCCGCGAAGGCTTCAACCGCGCCGTTGAGGCCATCACCCGCCGCAACCACCCCAAatacccccaccaccaacacaccTCCCACAGCCGAGGAGCGACAGACGGCAAGATAGTAGTAATAGGCGTCGGCAAGTCAGGGCACATCGCCAAGAAGCTCGTCGCAACCTTCAACTCGCTCGCCATCCAAGCCGTTTTTCTCCACCCCACCGAGGCCCTCCACGGCGATCTGGGCCAGATCGGCCCCCGCGACACCTTCTTGCTGATCACCTTCTCCGGCAAAACCCCCGAGCTCCTGGCgcttctcccccacctcgaCAAGTCACTTCCTCTCATCCTCTTGACGTCTCACACCCGCCCGGAAACATGCGAGCTGATCAAGCACCGCCCCGACACCATCCTTCTTCCCGCACCGATCCATGAGCCAGAGACAAAGTCCTTTGGCGTGtcggcaccaacaacctccacgaCGGTGGCGCTGACAGTAGGGGATGCGCTCGCAATCGTCGCCAGCAGGGAGCTACACCCCAGCGTGGCGAGCGTGTTTGCCAAAAATCACCCCGGCGGCGCGATCGGGGCTGCACTGAGGAAGCCAAGCTCAAGTGAAAAGAGCGCGAGGGAATTGGCGGTGCGAATGGAGATGATTCCGCTCCTGGATACACCCCCAGAAAAGACGGCTACGGGTGCGGATGTGCTCAGGGCGGGCTATGCCTCGCCTtcggggtgggtgaggttgcaAACCGGGGATGTTATCTCCCCCAGGCGGATCAGGAAGCTGGACTCGGCGGATCTGGTGACCGGGTTGGGGGAGCTGAAAGGGTGGCTGGTGACGAGCAAAAAGGAGTTTGTGCCTGTTGCTGCCGACTCGAGCGTGGAAAAGGCGGCCGAGTGGGTGCTGGGGATGAGGGTTGCGCTTGGGGATGGGCAGTATGAGGATAATGCGATTGTCGCTGTTATGGATCGGGGAGAGTGTGTTGGACTTCTTGAGGTGGGGAGTCTGATGGAGGAGgcatga
- the SCL1 gene encoding Proteasome subunit YC7alpha/Y8 (protease yscE subunit 7) (BUSCO:EOG092645QN; COG:O; EggNog:ENOG503NUBK; MEROPS:MER0000557) has product MAGNAGYDRHITIFSDQGRLYQVEYAFKAITAANIMSIGVRGKDCAVVLSQKKVPDKLIDPSSVTHIFQISPSVGCVMTGSIADARAFSQRAQSEAAEFRYKFGYEMPCDALAKRLANISQVYTQRAYMRPYGLAVTLISLDSEFGPQLFKCDPAGYYIGYKGTAAGPKQQEALNHLEKKLKNRDYADGDWKEVVELAITTLSTVLSMDFKKTEIEIGIVGGPRPDGKEGTYPGFRTLTEDEIDDRLQAIAEKD; this is encoded by the exons ATGGCGG GCAACGCTGGTTACGACCGACACATCACCATTTTCTCCGACCAAGGACGACTGTACCAAGTTG AATATGCCTTCAAGGCCATCACAGCCGCCAACATCATGTCCATTGGCGTCAGGGGCAAGGACTGCGCTGTTGTCCTTTCCCAGAAGAAGGTTCCA GACAAGCTCATCGACCCTTCTTCCGTCACACACATCTTCCAGATCTCGCCCTCGGTTGGTTGCGTCATGACCGGCTCCATCGCAGATGCGCGAGCGTTCTCCCAGCGTGCCCAGTCAGAAGCGGCCGAGTTCAGATACAAGTTTGGCTATGAGATGCCATGCGATGCTCTAGCCAAGAGACTTGCCAATATCAGTCAAGTGTACACTCAGCGG GCATACATGCGCCCATATGGTCTCGCTGTGACGCTGATCTCCCTCGATTCCGAGTTTGGGCCGCAGTTATTCAAGTGCGACCCCGCCGGTTACTATATCGGTTACAAGGGCACAGCTGCGGGTCCCaagcagcaggaggcgcTCAATCATCTCGAGAAGAAGCTTAAGAACCGGGATTATGCGGACGGTGATTggaaggaggttgttgagcttgCAATCACAACACTGAGCACGGTCCTCAGCATGGACTTCAAGAAGACCGAGATTGAGATTGGTATTGTGGGAGGGCCACGCCCAGACGGCAAGGAAGGCACATACCCTGGGTTCAGGACACTTACAGAGGACGAGATCGACGACAGATTACAGGCTATCGCCGAGAAGGACTGA
- a CDS encoding hypothetical protein (EggNog:ENOG503P657; COG:S) — protein MAASDILLSDNPEPKPPVVNYVLSFLLVGIAWGLTTPFIRAAARSHSPPPHSLLESRSVQSSVVKRKVLGAFFGVMDLLRNPRYAVPLVLNLTGSVWFFLLIGKAELSLTVPIVNTCAFLFTVLGEWWVEGKVISRDTLIGMFLSVGGIALCVQSKNV, from the exons ATGGCTGCCTcagacatcctcctctctgACAACCCAGAGCCGAAACCTCCGGTGGTCAACTACGTCCTCTCCTTTTTGCTGGTGGGCATAGCGTGGGGGTTGACGACACCCTTCATCCGCGCCGCGGCCCgctcccactcccctccaccccactCGCTACTCGAGTCACGCTCTGTGCAGTCGAGTGTGGTGAAGCGGAAGGTGCTCGGGGCCTTTTTTGGTGTGATGGACCTGTTGAGGAACCCGAGGTATGCGGTGCCGCTGGTGCTGAACTTGACGGGGAGCGTGTggttctttttgttgattgGGAAGGCTG AACTGAGCTTGACGGTGCCTATTGTGAATACCTGTGCGTTCTTGTTTACCGTGCTGGGTGAgtggtgggtggaagggAAGGTTATCAGTCGTG ATACCTTGATTGGCATGTTTTTATCCGTGGGTGGAATTGCATTGTGTGTACAGAGCAAGAATGTTTAG